A single region of the Halobacterium wangiae genome encodes:
- a CDS encoding glycoside hydrolase family 88 protein produces the protein MARAPLPELVDRVADYSLAHHDDQPFLGMDVADHDWEKGVLVNGLLACGVRVADAKHHVERSIETQTGEGQFAYGSLHTKHLDWDVDWGEQDRVGYTSIADPLIPGHGVLELYDRTGDDYYLDAAQKQYEFLQRVERVDGVGIPQRREAQELWVDMLYMAAPFLARYGVLADDPDAVDDAVAQFHVCRNRLRDPETGLYRHNWAAEPNSFVQSTFWARGNGWVLAALADVLAVLPADHAAREDLVEQFETLAAAMLPYQDASGFWHNIVDDRTSWLETSGTLMAAYAFGRGVDLGVLDPETYVPPARQAMEVCEGVVDSRGRVRRVAKVPGGPKAPAGVTLHGQGWFLLAASATP, from the coding sequence ATGGCTCGCGCACCGCTGCCCGAACTGGTCGACCGCGTCGCCGACTACTCGCTCGCCCACCACGACGACCAGCCGTTCCTCGGCATGGACGTAGCGGACCACGACTGGGAGAAGGGGGTGCTCGTGAACGGCCTGCTCGCGTGTGGGGTACGCGTTGCGGATGCGAAACACCACGTCGAGCGGTCCATCGAGACCCAGACGGGCGAGGGACAGTTCGCGTACGGGTCGCTCCACACGAAACACCTCGACTGGGACGTCGACTGGGGTGAACAGGACCGCGTCGGGTACACCTCCATCGCGGACCCACTGATTCCGGGCCACGGCGTCCTCGAGCTGTACGACCGGACGGGCGACGACTACTACCTCGACGCCGCCCAGAAGCAGTACGAGTTCCTCCAGCGGGTCGAACGCGTAGATGGGGTCGGCATCCCGCAGCGCCGGGAAGCTCAGGAGCTGTGGGTGGACATGCTGTACATGGCCGCCCCGTTCCTCGCGCGCTACGGCGTGCTCGCGGACGACCCCGACGCCGTCGATGACGCGGTCGCGCAGTTCCACGTGTGCCGGAACCGCCTCCGTGACCCAGAGACCGGACTCTACCGGCACAACTGGGCGGCAGAGCCCAACAGCTTCGTGCAGAGCACGTTCTGGGCTCGCGGAAACGGCTGGGTGCTGGCCGCACTCGCGGACGTTCTCGCAGTGCTCCCGGCTGACCACGCCGCCCGCGAGGACCTCGTCGAGCAGTTCGAAACCCTCGCGGCCGCGATGCTTCCCTACCAGGACGCCAGCGGCTTCTGGCACAACATCGTCGACGACCGGACGTCGTGGCTGGAGACGTCTGGCACGCTGATGGCCGCCTACGCCTTCGGGCGGGGAGTCGATTTGGGTGTCCTCGACCCGGAGACGTACGTCCCACCGGCGCGGCAGGCGATGGAGGTGTGTGAGGGCGTCGTGGACAGCCGGGGCCGGGTCCGTCGGGTAGCGAAAGTCCCCGGTGGGCCGAAGGCGCCCGCCGGTGTCACGCTCCACGGGCAGGGGTGGTTCCTGCTGGCCGCATCGGCGACCCCCTGA
- a CDS encoding CaiB/BaiF CoA transferase family protein translates to MPAPLEDVTIADFSQMQQGGWATQKLGDMGADVIKIEPAGGELVRTAPIEGELLEDVSPYFLAMNRNKRSITLDLKSDEGRQVAEDIIEEADALVENFRPGVMEKFGLGYEDVHDVNENIVYVSASGFGADGPYAERPGQDILAQAMSGLVQNTGRKQDPPTPAGSFICDAHSANTIALHTVVALFQREMTGEGQKIETNLLNAGIDFQTQEITSAVNMDVEAERSESGIGHVYSGAPYGVYETADGHVALSFANLPSIADELGVEPLCDYSDGREVYEHRDEIKEQLEAETRSVPTDDLMDRLLDAGAWIAEVNDYQDAADHPQVRHNDMIIELEYPGVGTFETTGVPVSMSNADVEFSDPPVPGEQTEEVLAELGYDDDEIANLEENGVTASEGGTRTQ, encoded by the coding sequence ATGCCAGCACCACTCGAAGACGTGACTATCGCCGACTTCAGCCAGATGCAACAGGGTGGGTGGGCCACCCAGAAGCTCGGGGACATGGGCGCCGACGTGATCAAGATCGAGCCAGCGGGTGGGGAACTCGTCCGGACTGCGCCCATCGAGGGGGAGCTCCTCGAGGACGTCAGCCCGTACTTCCTCGCGATGAACCGCAACAAGCGCTCGATCACCCTCGACCTCAAGTCCGACGAGGGCAGGCAGGTCGCCGAGGACATCATCGAGGAGGCGGACGCGCTCGTCGAGAACTTCCGCCCGGGCGTCATGGAGAAGTTCGGCCTCGGGTACGAGGACGTCCACGACGTCAACGAGAACATCGTCTACGTGTCGGCATCCGGATTCGGGGCGGACGGCCCGTACGCGGAACGGCCCGGTCAGGACATCCTCGCGCAGGCGATGAGCGGACTCGTCCAGAACACGGGCCGGAAGCAGGACCCGCCGACGCCCGCCGGCTCGTTCATCTGCGACGCCCACTCCGCGAACACCATCGCGCTCCACACCGTGGTCGCGTTGTTCCAGCGGGAGATGACCGGTGAGGGGCAGAAGATAGAGACGAACCTCCTCAACGCCGGCATCGACTTCCAGACCCAGGAGATCACGAGCGCCGTCAACATGGACGTCGAGGCCGAGCGTAGCGAGTCGGGCATCGGCCACGTCTACTCGGGCGCACCCTACGGCGTCTACGAGACCGCAGATGGCCACGTGGCGCTCTCGTTCGCGAACCTGCCGAGCATCGCGGACGAACTCGGCGTCGAGCCGCTCTGTGACTACAGCGACGGCCGGGAGGTGTACGAGCACCGCGACGAGATCAAAGAACAGCTCGAAGCAGAGACGCGGTCGGTGCCGACCGACGACCTCATGGACCGTCTGCTCGACGCCGGGGCGTGGATAGCAGAGGTGAACGACTACCAGGACGCCGCCGACCACCCCCAGGTCCGGCACAACGACATGATTATCGAACTGGAGTACCCCGGCGTCGGGACGTTCGAGACGACCGGCGTCCCCGTCTCGATGTCGAACGCCGACGTGGAGTTCAGCGACCCCCCGGTGCCCGGCGAGCAGACCGAGGAAGTTCTCGCGGAACTCGGTTACGACGACGACGAGATCGCGAACCTCGAGGAGAACGGCGTCACCGCGAGCGAAGGCGGTACGCGAACCCAGTAA
- a CDS encoding DMT family transporter, translating into MNEIAGAALAVLGAVGIAGQVMAVRVGTHEGSTTDALTVVLLVNLAIFVPLAAVLEFPAYRMSTSALLSFVAAGLLGTLLGRALYYTSIDRLGASITEPIKASNPLFAVVLAVLLLGDPVTNGQFVGVVLIVAGVAWLSKQTVDGDATLADAPARALTLPFATALVFALEPVIVKVGFGDGTSVMSGLAVKTVVAAAGMWAYLRWRNALPAPGDLARSPNRRWYLLAGLSNSLFLLSYYAALSLAPVSLVVPILQLSPLIVMALSYAFLDKLERVTLGLVAGAVVVVLGAVVVTLA; encoded by the coding sequence GTGAACGAAATTGCGGGCGCGGCGCTCGCGGTGCTCGGGGCGGTCGGCATCGCGGGACAGGTGATGGCTGTTCGCGTCGGCACCCACGAGGGGTCGACAACGGACGCGTTGACAGTCGTGCTGCTCGTGAACCTGGCCATCTTCGTCCCGCTCGCCGCCGTCCTGGAGTTCCCGGCGTACCGCATGTCCACGAGCGCGCTCCTCTCCTTCGTCGCCGCGGGCCTGCTCGGGACGCTGCTGGGGCGGGCGCTCTACTACACGAGCATCGACCGCCTGGGCGCGAGCATCACGGAACCCATCAAGGCCTCCAACCCCCTGTTCGCGGTGGTACTCGCCGTCCTCCTGCTCGGCGACCCGGTCACGAACGGCCAGTTCGTGGGCGTCGTGCTCATCGTCGCGGGCGTGGCGTGGCTGTCAAAACAGACCGTCGATGGAGACGCCACGCTCGCCGACGCCCCGGCCCGGGCGCTCACGCTGCCGTTCGCCACGGCGCTCGTGTTCGCGCTCGAACCGGTGATAGTGAAGGTCGGCTTCGGCGACGGAACCTCGGTCATGTCCGGACTCGCGGTGAAGACGGTGGTAGCGGCGGCCGGGATGTGGGCGTACCTCCGGTGGCGCAACGCACTCCCGGCCCCCGGCGACCTTGCCCGTAGCCCGAACCGCCGGTGGTACCTGCTCGCCGGCCTCTCGAACTCCCTGTTCCTGCTGTCGTACTACGCCGCGCTGTCGCTCGCGCCGGTCTCCCTGGTCGTTCCCATCCTCCAGCTCAGCCCCCTGATCGTGATGGCGCTCTCCTACGCGTTCCTCGACAAGCTCGAGCGGGTCACGCTCGGCCTGGTGGCCGGAGCAGTCGTCGTGGTCCTCGGGGCAGTCGTCGTCACGCTCGCCTGA
- a CDS encoding cytidine deaminase: MTDTLTSDDEQLIEAARDVIRDAFVHGTHYVGSALRTTSGDVHTGVHVEANVGRASVCAEPVTLGTAVANGVKGEDIDTIVSVRHPGPAEDEDEIKVVSPCGVCREIISDVNPQMAVIYPGDDGELTKSAAIDLLPSKYVQSYRDVHLEG, encoded by the coding sequence ATGACAGACACACTCACCAGCGACGACGAGCAGCTCATCGAAGCAGCGCGTGACGTAATCCGGGACGCGTTCGTCCACGGCACCCACTACGTCGGGTCGGCACTCCGAACGACGAGCGGCGACGTCCACACGGGCGTCCACGTGGAAGCGAACGTCGGCCGCGCGTCCGTCTGCGCGGAGCCGGTCACCCTCGGGACGGCCGTCGCGAACGGCGTCAAGGGGGAGGACATCGACACCATCGTCTCGGTCCGCCACCCAGGTCCGGCGGAGGACGAGGACGAGATCAAAGTCGTCTCCCCGTGTGGCGTCTGCCGGGAGATCATCTCGGACGTCAACCCGCAGATGGCGGTCATCTACCCCGGTGACGACGGCGAGTTGACCAAGTCGGCGGCTATCGACTTACTCCCCAGCAAGTACGTCCAGAGCTACCGGGACGTCCACCTCGAGGGGTAA